One Streptomyces coeruleorubidus DNA segment encodes these proteins:
- a CDS encoding aminoglycoside phosphotransferase: protein MPEVAVAEAEFREIFDFAAPGGATLVPLTHNPSNGVTAGVWRVTGGGRSAVLKVLTRTKETSVTWAASNDPRHWNFWRREAYVYQSGLAQVWQRHGIRAPRLLACVERHDGDLALWLEDVPGEPATAWPLARHVEHAHRLGAAQGAVGAGEDRPWLSQRFLRDYTASKTTGQDLLDDDEAWRHPLVREHFPVGLREDMVRLHHDREWFLTVMESLPRALCHLDQWPANVRSDGRDSVVFDWAFAGDGVLGEDLGNYLPDSVFDLFVPAADLPGLAKAAYDAYLHGLRESGWRGDERLVRLGVCASAVKYDWLAALLLARADDEQPAYGGQGTVPAGLRYRERGLTLAFLADWAAEARLLAPQLGFPEAPSGR from the coding sequence ATGCCTGAAGTCGCCGTGGCGGAAGCCGAGTTTCGCGAGATCTTCGATTTCGCAGCCCCCGGAGGGGCGACCCTCGTACCTCTCACGCACAACCCGTCGAACGGCGTCACCGCGGGCGTGTGGCGCGTCACGGGCGGCGGCCGGTCGGCCGTCCTGAAGGTGCTGACGCGGACCAAGGAGACCAGCGTCACGTGGGCCGCCTCCAACGACCCCCGGCACTGGAACTTCTGGCGCCGGGAGGCGTACGTCTACCAGTCGGGGCTCGCCCAGGTCTGGCAGCGGCACGGCATCCGCGCGCCCCGGCTGCTGGCCTGCGTCGAACGCCACGACGGTGACCTGGCGTTGTGGCTGGAGGACGTGCCGGGCGAACCGGCGACGGCCTGGCCGCTCGCCCGGCACGTCGAGCACGCGCACCGGCTCGGGGCCGCGCAGGGCGCGGTGGGCGCCGGGGAGGACCGGCCGTGGCTGTCGCAGCGCTTCCTGCGCGACTACACGGCCTCCAAGACGACGGGCCAGGACCTGCTCGATGACGACGAGGCCTGGCGACACCCCCTGGTCCGGGAGCACTTCCCGGTCGGCCTGCGCGAGGACATGGTCCGCCTCCACCACGACCGCGAGTGGTTCCTCACGGTCATGGAGTCACTGCCGCGAGCCCTCTGCCACCTCGACCAGTGGCCGGCCAACGTCCGCTCCGACGGCCGCGACAGTGTCGTGTTCGACTGGGCGTTCGCCGGGGACGGCGTGCTCGGCGAGGACCTCGGCAACTACCTCCCCGACTCCGTCTTCGACCTGTTCGTCCCCGCCGCCGACCTCCCCGGCCTGGCCAAGGCGGCGTACGACGCCTACCTGCACGGCCTGCGCGAGAGCGGCTGGCGCGGCGACGAACGGCTCGTACGGCTCGGCGTGTGCGCCTCCGCCGTGAAGTACGACTGGCTCGCCGCACTGCTGCTCGCCCGGGCGGACGACGAGCAGCCGGCCTACGGCGGCCAGGGCACCGTCCCCGCCGGACTCCGCTACCGCGAACGCGGCCTGACCCTGGCCTTCCTCGCCGACTGGGCGGCCGAGGCCCGGCTGCTGGCACCGCAGCTCGGCTTCCCGGAGGCGCCGAGCGGCCGCTGA
- a CDS encoding autotransporter-associated beta strand repeat-containing protein — protein MHSLTHTTAAAAGVLAAVASLLAAPPAAAAGPRDVTADVLADRDVTLTGDTVVTVPPGTTTYDGVFRGEGTLTVRGGGTLVLTKDSDFTLPESRRRQRVRTLGGNHPYVTVTNPDPPAVTVERGATLQYGDGGTTGLIGRFPYNTPAFRLNQDNIRVDGTLRLSLRSAYNLGTISGSGLITQPRFLWGTWDLSGTHPFSGVIDNGTQLNAGRPEYATSLPNVRKVLNQGTWTADTPLGRTVTMGMDFYQREYGSDINVQSRPGGKVVLTGQYSWSDQGGDRDPSLSDPALNWTPARKNVNKRGTNIKGANVQWGDGTTNRIFMPGTAETVYINLLAARSRSRLTFDYNGPVTLGAPIGGGIFHDTLSAPGAGDIVIAGTPGNDVTFAAVQYYDGSTTVEKGAVLRLGSGKRGGDGGLYTAGALYKVVNDGSLVLRNANRPLTLSRIGGSGSLTQSGAATTTLTGPAVTYTGTTTVSKGTLALRKGATLARSKAIRLTAAGARLDPGSAGLRVATTLTGQGTVAGAVTNEGAVTTGLTVNGGYTQSPKGTLVLRGEPLKVTGTVRLAGDLDVAAVGDRGRPAREITVLDHEGDGRISGTFKGLRQGARLKLGDTTYRIDYRAGDGNDVALTAETTPSASPTAPEASASGAVTPRRAGASEDVGFGWWPYALGLALVVSLAVPMATRRGRGRRRGGRHAGRARQ, from the coding sequence GTGCACAGCCTCACCCACACCACAGCAGCGGCCGCCGGTGTCCTCGCGGCGGTCGCCTCCCTGCTCGCCGCTCCCCCGGCGGCGGCCGCCGGCCCCCGGGACGTCACCGCCGACGTGCTGGCCGACCGGGACGTGACGCTCACCGGCGACACGGTCGTCACCGTGCCGCCCGGGACGACGACGTACGACGGCGTGTTCCGCGGCGAGGGCACGCTCACCGTGCGCGGCGGCGGGACCCTGGTCCTCACCAAGGACAGCGACTTCACGCTCCCCGAGTCCCGGCGGCGGCAGCGGGTACGGACGCTGGGCGGGAACCACCCGTACGTCACCGTCACCAACCCCGACCCGCCGGCGGTCACGGTGGAGCGCGGCGCCACGCTCCAGTACGGCGACGGCGGTACGACGGGACTGATCGGCCGCTTCCCGTACAACACCCCGGCGTTCCGCCTCAACCAGGACAACATCCGGGTCGACGGCACCCTGCGGCTGTCGCTGAGGAGCGCGTACAACCTGGGCACCATCAGCGGCTCCGGGCTGATCACCCAGCCGAGGTTCCTGTGGGGCACCTGGGACCTGTCGGGCACGCACCCCTTCTCCGGGGTGATCGACAACGGCACGCAGCTGAACGCCGGCCGCCCGGAGTACGCGACCTCGCTCCCGAACGTCCGCAAGGTCCTCAACCAGGGCACCTGGACCGCCGACACGCCCCTGGGCCGGACCGTCACGATGGGCATGGACTTCTACCAGCGCGAGTACGGCAGCGACATCAACGTCCAGTCGCGGCCCGGCGGCAAGGTCGTCCTGACCGGCCAGTACAGCTGGTCGGACCAGGGCGGCGACAGAGACCCGTCGCTCAGCGACCCGGCCCTCAACTGGACGCCCGCCCGCAAGAACGTCAACAAGCGCGGCACCAACATCAAGGGCGCGAACGTCCAGTGGGGCGACGGCACCACGAACAGGATCTTCATGCCGGGCACCGCCGAGACGGTCTACATCAACCTCCTGGCCGCCCGCTCCCGTTCCCGCCTCACCTTCGACTACAACGGTCCGGTGACGCTCGGCGCCCCCATCGGTGGCGGCATATTCCACGACACCCTCTCGGCCCCCGGCGCGGGCGACATCGTCATCGCCGGAACCCCCGGCAACGACGTGACCTTCGCGGCCGTCCAGTACTACGACGGCTCCACGACGGTGGAGAAGGGGGCAGTGCTGCGCCTGGGCAGCGGGAAGCGCGGCGGGGACGGCGGGCTGTACACGGCAGGCGCCCTCTACAAGGTCGTCAACGACGGCTCGCTCGTCCTGCGCAACGCGAACCGGCCTCTCACCCTCTCCCGCATCGGCGGCAGCGGCTCGCTCACCCAGTCGGGAGCCGCCACGACGACACTGACGGGCCCCGCCGTCACGTACACCGGGACGACCACCGTCTCCAAGGGCACGCTGGCCCTGCGAAAAGGCGCCACCCTCGCTCGCAGCAAGGCGATCCGGCTCACGGCGGCCGGGGCGCGGCTGGACCCGGGTTCGGCGGGCCTGCGCGTGGCGACCACGCTCACCGGCCAGGGCACGGTCGCGGGAGCGGTGACGAACGAAGGTGCCGTGACGACCGGCCTCACCGTGAACGGCGGCTACACGCAGAGCCCGAAGGGCACCCTGGTCCTGCGCGGCGAGCCGCTGAAAGTGACGGGGACGGTCCGGCTGGCCGGGGACCTCGACGTGGCGGCCGTGGGAGACCGGGGCAGGCCCGCTCGTGAGATCACCGTCCTCGACCACGAGGGCGACGGCAGGATCTCGGGAACGTTCAAGGGGCTGCGGCAAGGCGCCCGCCTGAAGCTCGGCGACACCACCTACCGCATCGACTACCGGGCGGGAGACGGGAACGACGTCGCCCTGACCGCCGAAACCACCCCGAGCGCCTCCCCCACGGCGCCCGAGGCGTCCGCGTCCGGCGCCGTGACACCCCGGAGGGCCGGCGCCTCGGAGGACGTCGGCTTCGGCTGGTGGCCGTACGCACTCGGCCTGGCGCTCGTCGTCAGCCTCGCCGTACCGATGGCGACGCGACGCGGCCGGGGCCGGCGACGCGGCGGCCGGCATGCGGGCCGCGCGCGGCAGTGA
- a CDS encoding expansin EXLX1 family cellulose-binding protein, with product MASHSRRRPLRKRRTALVLAVAVAAVGVLLSLMMALRPDSEPNAVRAAAEPAAGNEPSASPTAPERKPESKPKPKPKPSKASPTPTAATPSARPSTAGAPPSPQRPASGTAPLAGRIQPKVTYKGVATHYDAKDGNGACLYGPSPDLMVAAMNHTDYETSKACGAHILVRAANGASVTVRITNECPLPCAPGQLDLSKEAFAKLAGLSAGRIPITWSLLSPSTSDTVSIRYKTGSSRHWCGIQALGHRNPLARLEVRTGSGWTRLTRTEYNYFLSPDGTGCGGALRLTDIYGEQLTVEGIAVRPDVIQPTRVQFARR from the coding sequence GTGGCATCCCATTCCCGCCGCCGTCCCCTCCGCAAGCGACGCACGGCCCTCGTCCTCGCCGTCGCCGTGGCAGCGGTGGGAGTTCTGCTGTCCCTGATGATGGCGCTCCGCCCCGACAGCGAGCCGAACGCCGTGCGAGCCGCTGCCGAGCCCGCCGCCGGCAACGAGCCGAGTGCCTCACCCACGGCACCGGAACGGAAGCCCGAATCGAAGCCGAAGCCGAAGCCGAAGCCGTCCAAGGCATCCCCGACGCCGACCGCGGCCACCCCGTCGGCGCGGCCCTCGACCGCCGGTGCCCCGCCGTCCCCGCAACGGCCGGCGTCCGGCACGGCACCGCTGGCGGGGCGGATCCAGCCCAAGGTCACCTACAAGGGGGTCGCCACCCACTACGACGCCAAGGACGGGAACGGTGCCTGCCTGTACGGCCCGAGCCCCGACCTCATGGTCGCGGCGATGAACCACACCGACTACGAGACGTCCAAGGCGTGCGGCGCGCACATCCTCGTCCGCGCGGCGAACGGCGCCTCCGTCACGGTCCGGATCACCAACGAATGCCCGCTCCCCTGCGCCCCCGGGCAACTCGACCTCAGCAAAGAGGCCTTCGCCAAGCTCGCGGGCCTGTCCGCCGGCCGGATCCCGATCACCTGGAGCCTGCTGAGCCCCAGCACGTCCGACACCGTCTCGATCCGCTACAAGACCGGCTCCAGCCGCCATTGGTGCGGCATCCAGGCGCTCGGCCACCGCAACCCGCTGGCCCGTCTGGAGGTCAGGACCGGCAGCGGATGGACCCGGCTGACCCGTACCGAGTACAACTACTTCCTCTCCCCCGACGGCACGGGCTGCGGCGGCGCCCTGAGGCTCACCGACATCTACGGCGAACAGCTCACTGTCGAGGGCATCGCAGTCCGCCCGGATGTCATACAGCCGACGCGTGTGCAGTTCGCCCGGCGCTGA
- a CDS encoding glycoside hydrolase family 43 protein, translated as MSRDRDHALPEPPSRRLLLKGAAAAGALAAVPAVPGMAQAATPARPPKPAPFVNPLVRNRADPHINRHKDGFYYFTATAPEYDRIILRRSRTLNGLGTADESVIWRAHPTGNMGAHIWAPELHRIGGKWYIYFASAPAEDVWAIRIWVLENAHPNPFKGTWVEKGQVKTAWETFSLDATTFTHRGKRYLAWAQHEPGLDNNTGIFLSEMANPWTLKGPQVRLSTPEYDWECIGFKVNEGPYVIKRNGRLFMTYSASATDFNYCMGLLTADTDSHLLDPMSWSKSPTPVFTSNDTTKQYGPGHNCFTVAEDGRTDVLVYHARQYKEINGDPLNDPNRHTRIQKLGWKPDGTPDFGIPVADTVKAGD; from the coding sequence ATGAGCCGCGACCGCGACCACGCTCTGCCCGAACCCCCCAGCCGCAGACTGCTGCTGAAGGGCGCCGCAGCCGCCGGTGCCCTGGCCGCCGTCCCCGCCGTACCGGGCATGGCCCAGGCCGCCACCCCGGCCAGGCCCCCGAAACCGGCCCCCTTCGTGAACCCGCTGGTCCGCAACCGGGCCGACCCGCACATCAACCGGCACAAGGACGGCTTCTACTACTTCACCGCCACCGCCCCCGAGTACGACCGCATCATCCTGCGCCGCTCCCGGACCCTGAACGGCCTGGGCACGGCGGACGAGTCCGTGATCTGGCGCGCCCACCCCACGGGGAACATGGGCGCGCACATCTGGGCGCCCGAACTGCACCGCATCGGCGGCAAGTGGTACATCTACTTCGCCTCGGCGCCCGCGGAGGACGTGTGGGCGATCCGCATATGGGTGCTGGAGAACGCCCATCCCAACCCGTTCAAGGGCACCTGGGTGGAGAAGGGCCAGGTGAAGACGGCCTGGGAGACCTTCTCCCTGGACGCGACCACCTTCACCCACCGCGGCAAGCGCTACCTCGCCTGGGCGCAGCACGAGCCCGGACTGGACAACAACACCGGCATCTTCCTGTCCGAGATGGCGAACCCCTGGACCCTGAAGGGCCCGCAGGTGCGGCTCTCCACCCCCGAGTACGACTGGGAGTGCATCGGCTTCAAGGTCAACGAGGGCCCGTACGTCATCAAGCGCAACGGCCGCCTCTTCATGACGTACTCGGCGAGTGCCACCGACTTCAACTACTGCATGGGCCTGCTGACCGCGGACACCGACAGCCACCTCCTGGATCCCATGAGCTGGTCCAAGTCGCCGACGCCGGTCTTCACCAGCAACGACACCACCAAGCAGTACGGCCCGGGCCACAACTGCTTCACGGTCGCCGAGGACGGCCGCACCGACGTCCTCGTCTACCACGCCCGCCAGTACAAGGAGATCAACGGCGACCCGCTGAACGACCCCAACCGCCACACCCGCATCCAGAAGCTCGGCTGGAAGCCGGACGGCACCCCGGACTTCGGCATCCCGGTCGCCGACACCGTCAAGGCGGGGGACTGA
- a CDS encoding RICIN domain-containing protein → MRRAYAVLLALCLALAGALATAGTAQAAPRTITNGTQFKDTSGNPVHAHGGGVIKVGSYYYWFGEHRNADNTFRYVDAYRSTDLKNWEFRNHVLTEASDPELATANIERPKVMYNASTGKFVMWMHKENGTDYSEARAAVAVSDTVDGNYTWKGSFRPLGRHMSRDITVFVDTDGAGYMISAARENYDLQIYRLTADYTGIASLVANPWPGGHREAPALFKRNGVYFMLTSGATGWNPNQQQYATATNIAGPWSAMKNIGDSTTYGSQTAYVLPVQGSSGTSYLYMGDRWGNSFGGTVNDSRYVWLPLAFSNSTTMSMSWSPEVTIDAAAGTVSGTSATYHTLVARHSSKCADVTSQSLWAGAQLKQYDCNGGTNQKYWFKSVGGGSYQLMVRNSSLCVQENTSTVTQENCNAAATSQQWSLTTTGSYVNVKSRATGECLDVNGASTANGAALITYTCNGGTNQQWTHGT, encoded by the coding sequence ATGAGACGCGCGTACGCCGTCCTCCTCGCCCTGTGCCTGGCGCTGGCCGGCGCCCTCGCCACCGCCGGGACCGCACAGGCCGCGCCCCGGACCATCACCAACGGCACCCAGTTCAAGGACACCTCGGGCAACCCCGTCCACGCGCACGGCGGCGGGGTCATCAAGGTCGGCTCCTACTACTACTGGTTCGGCGAGCACCGCAACGCCGACAACACCTTCCGGTACGTCGACGCCTACCGCTCGACCGACCTGAAGAACTGGGAGTTCCGCAACCACGTCCTGACCGAGGCCAGCGACCCGGAGCTGGCGACCGCCAACATCGAGCGGCCGAAGGTCATGTACAACGCGTCCACCGGCAAGTTCGTGATGTGGATGCACAAGGAGAACGGCACCGACTACAGCGAGGCCCGCGCCGCTGTCGCCGTCTCCGACACCGTGGACGGCAACTACACCTGGAAGGGCAGCTTCCGCCCGCTCGGCCGGCACATGTCCCGCGACATCACGGTGTTCGTCGACACCGACGGTGCGGGGTACATGATCTCCGCCGCCCGCGAGAACTACGACCTGCAGATCTACCGCCTCACCGCCGACTACACCGGCATCGCGAGCCTGGTCGCCAACCCCTGGCCGGGCGGTCACCGCGAGGCTCCGGCGCTGTTCAAGCGAAACGGCGTGTACTTCATGCTGACCTCGGGCGCCACGGGCTGGAACCCCAACCAGCAGCAGTACGCCACGGCCACGAACATCGCCGGACCCTGGTCGGCCATGAAGAACATCGGCGACTCGACGACGTACGGCTCACAGACCGCCTACGTCCTTCCGGTGCAGGGCAGTTCGGGCACCTCGTACCTCTACATGGGTGACCGCTGGGGCAACTCCTTCGGCGGGACCGTCAACGACTCGCGGTACGTCTGGCTGCCGCTGGCCTTCTCCAACTCGACCACGATGTCCATGTCCTGGTCGCCGGAGGTCACCATCGACGCGGCCGCCGGGACCGTCTCCGGCACGAGCGCCACGTACCACACCCTCGTCGCCCGCCACTCGTCCAAGTGCGCGGACGTGACCAGCCAGTCGCTGTGGGCGGGAGCCCAGCTCAAGCAGTACGACTGCAACGGCGGCACCAACCAGAAGTACTGGTTCAAGTCCGTCGGCGGCGGCTCCTACCAGCTGATGGTCAGGAACAGCTCCCTGTGCGTGCAGGAGAACACGAGCACGGTCACGCAGGAGAACTGCAACGCCGCCGCGACGAGCCAGCAGTGGTCGCTGACCACCACCGGCTCGTACGTGAACGTCAAGTCCCGTGCGACCGGCGAGTGCCTCGACGTGAACGGCGCGTCCACCGCCAACGGCGCCGCGCTCATCACGTACACGTGCAACGGCGGCACCAACCAGCAGTGGACGCACGGGACATGA
- a CDS encoding rhamnogalacturonan acetylesterase, protein MRRFNMAVLAAVTLSTALSAVPAHAGEAGAGPGLAHCAAGACHFDVPPGTYDVRVVLGGKTASATSISGETRRSLLPETAAPAGERVTRSFTVNVRTPEGEPTGPDGTPGLDLRIGGSAPALAGIKVTPARHTRQIFLVGDSTVCDQPGDPYSGWGQQLPQYLGKGLSVANYADSGESTVTFLGNPRLWATVRPLIRPGDLVLVQLAHNDKTTDEATYRANLETLVAGVRERGGQPVLVTPIVRRWFNPDGTLNNSTALLVNGLGVDHPAVTRSVAAARDVPLIDLTAKTKALVESLGVEGSKALYLSNEARDNTHTSVRGATAYAGLVRDELVTRHLVPKGKVRVG, encoded by the coding sequence GTGAGACGTTTCAACATGGCCGTGCTGGCGGCCGTGACGCTGAGCACCGCCCTGTCCGCCGTACCCGCTCACGCGGGGGAAGCAGGCGCAGGTCCGGGCCTCGCGCACTGCGCCGCCGGCGCCTGCCACTTCGACGTCCCGCCCGGCACGTACGACGTGCGGGTCGTGCTCGGCGGAAAGACCGCGTCCGCCACGAGCATCAGCGGCGAGACCCGCCGGTCCCTGCTGCCGGAGACGGCCGCACCGGCGGGCGAGCGTGTCACCCGCAGCTTCACCGTGAACGTCCGCACCCCCGAGGGCGAGCCCACCGGCCCCGACGGAACCCCCGGCCTCGACCTGCGGATCGGCGGTTCCGCCCCCGCCCTGGCCGGCATCAAGGTCACCCCCGCCCGGCACACCCGCCAGATCTTCCTGGTCGGCGACTCCACCGTCTGCGACCAGCCCGGCGACCCGTACTCCGGCTGGGGCCAGCAGTTGCCCCAGTACCTCGGCAAGGGCCTGTCTGTCGCCAACTACGCCGATTCCGGCGAGAGTACGGTCACGTTTCTCGGGAACCCGCGGTTGTGGGCCACCGTACGGCCCCTGATCCGCCCCGGCGACCTGGTCCTCGTCCAGCTCGCCCACAACGACAAGACGACGGACGAGGCCACCTACCGGGCCAACCTGGAGACCCTGGTGGCGGGAGTCCGGGAGCGGGGCGGACAGCCGGTCCTTGTCACTCCCATCGTGCGACGCTGGTTCAACCCCGACGGCACGCTGAACAACTCAACCGCGCTCCTGGTCAACGGCCTGGGCGTCGACCACCCGGCGGTCACGCGCTCCGTAGCGGCCGCGCGGGACGTCCCGCTGATCGACCTCACGGCGAAGACGAAGGCACTCGTCGAGTCCCTGGGCGTGGAGGGTTCCAAGGCCCTGTACCTCTCCAACGAGGCGCGGGACAACACGCACACCTCCGTGCGCGGTGCCACGGCCTACGCGGGCCTGGTCCGCGACGAACTCGTCACCCGGCATCTGGTGCCGAAGGGCAAGGTGCGGGTGGGATGA
- a CDS encoding DUF2264 domain-containing protein has product MQLPPADRTTSAYTGYTRAHWEAAADALLTAVEPYATEDHALYHLPGDRASWSGRLSDGLEGYARTLLLAAFRRDEKALERYADGLAAGVSGVWPRIEHRSQPLVEAASIALALRLTRELLWDRLDDGVRQRAAAWLGDALTAEAWPCNWELFPVTVGGFLAEIGHEPDASRAAIDRGLERIEQWYVGDGWYTDGDGRKFDYYNGWAMHLYPVLHAWLERDERLLDLYGARLERHLCDYARLFGGDGAPMHQGRSLTYRFATTAPLWLGALTGRTPLPAGETRRLASGALRYFLDRGAVDDRGLLSLGWHGPDESVLQGYSGPASPYWASKGFLGLLLPPDHEVWTATEEPAPAERADSVTPVGPPNWLLQSTRSDGVVRLHNHGSEDVRYDPYYTRLAYSTVTAPSPSYDNSVLLGDDPSRTGIEPLGVGEGWAASRHTAGGGARVTSVVLAHGAAEVRAHLVSGAEPGTPVRVTGWPAAEGLRAELLPAAGLDEALTGVTGDGDTLFVALARLTGEPAPVPLAELVSVRVDETGSVEVRWSDGDGARVLLDGSGVEVAPLSA; this is encoded by the coding sequence ATGCAGCTGCCTCCCGCCGACCGCACGACCTCCGCGTACACCGGCTACACCCGCGCCCACTGGGAGGCGGCGGCCGACGCCCTGCTCACCGCCGTCGAGCCGTACGCGACCGAGGACCACGCGCTGTATCACCTGCCCGGCGACCGGGCCAGCTGGTCGGGCCGCCTCTCCGACGGCCTGGAGGGCTACGCCCGCACGCTGCTGCTGGCCGCCTTCCGCCGTGACGAGAAGGCCCTGGAGCGCTACGCCGACGGCCTGGCCGCCGGAGTCTCGGGCGTCTGGCCACGCATCGAGCACCGCAGCCAGCCCCTGGTGGAGGCGGCGTCGATCGCACTCGCCCTGCGGCTGACGCGGGAGCTGCTGTGGGACCGGCTGGACGACGGCGTACGGCAACGGGCGGCGGCCTGGCTCGGCGACGCGCTCACCGCCGAGGCCTGGCCCTGCAACTGGGAGCTGTTCCCGGTCACGGTGGGCGGCTTCCTGGCCGAGATCGGCCACGAGCCGGACGCGTCCCGCGCGGCGATCGACCGCGGCCTGGAGCGCATCGAGCAGTGGTACGTGGGCGACGGCTGGTACACCGACGGCGACGGCCGCAAGTTCGACTACTACAACGGCTGGGCGATGCACCTCTACCCGGTGCTGCACGCCTGGCTGGAGCGCGACGAGCGCCTCCTGGACCTGTACGGGGCGCGTCTCGAACGCCACCTCTGCGACTACGCCCGCCTGTTCGGCGGCGACGGCGCCCCCATGCACCAGGGCCGTTCCCTCACCTACCGCTTCGCGACGACGGCACCGCTGTGGCTGGGCGCCCTGACCGGCCGTACGCCTCTGCCGGCGGGGGAGACCCGGCGCCTGGCCTCGGGAGCACTGCGCTACTTCCTCGACCGGGGCGCGGTCGACGACCGGGGCCTGCTGTCCCTGGGCTGGCACGGCCCCGACGAGTCCGTCCTCCAGGGCTACTCGGGCCCGGCCTCCCCGTACTGGGCGAGCAAGGGCTTCCTCGGCCTGCTCCTGCCACCCGACCACGAGGTGTGGACGGCGACGGAAGAACCCGCCCCGGCCGAGCGCGCGGACTCCGTCACCCCCGTCGGCCCTCCCAACTGGCTGCTCCAGTCCACCCGTTCCGACGGCGTGGTCCGCCTCCACAACCACGGCAGCGAGGACGTCCGCTACGACCCGTACTACACGCGCCTGGCCTACTCGACCGTGACGGCCCCGTCCCCCTCCTACGACAACAGCGTGCTCCTCGGCGACGACCCGAGCCGCACCGGCATCGAACCGCTGGGCGTCGGCGAAGGCTGGGCGGCCTCGCGGCACACCGCCGGCGGGGGAGCCCGGGTGACGAGCGTGGTCCTGGCGCACGGCGCGGCCGAGGTGCGGGCGCATCTGGTGTCCGGGGCGGAACCGGGGACACCGGTGCGGGTGACCGGCTGGCCGGCGGCGGAGGGCCTGCGGGCCGAACTCCTGCCCGCGGCCGGCCTCGACGAAGCCCTCACCGGCGTCACCGGCGACGGCGACACGCTGTTCGTCGCCCTGGCCCGGCTGACGGGGGAGCCGGCCCCGGTCCCGCTGGCGGAGCTGGTCTCCGTGCGGGTGGACGAGACAGGGTCGGTCGAGGTCCGCTGGAGCGACGGGGACGGGGCGCGGGTTCTGCTGGACGGTTCGGGGGTGGAGGTGGCGCCGCTCTCGGCCTGA
- a CDS encoding isocitrate lyase/PEP mutase family protein, which produces MTAHPKQTPAAGAATAFAELHHADEPFLLPNAWDCASARALAGQGFRAIATTSLGVAAAAGLPDGEAATREETLRLAFALGAEPFLVSVDAEGGFSDDPDEVAEFARELNAVGVVGINLEDGLGPADRHAAKIAAVKEAVPGLFVNARTDTHWLGDGDATDTLARLDAYQQAGADGVFVPGLADLRQIATLVRHVHAPLNVLYSPGGPSVPHLADVGVRRISLGSLLYRRALGAALEAVAEIRAGRTPTGATPSYQDVAGQGAP; this is translated from the coding sequence ATGACCGCACACCCGAAGCAGACACCGGCCGCGGGGGCCGCCACCGCCTTCGCCGAACTCCACCACGCCGACGAGCCCTTCCTGCTGCCCAACGCCTGGGACTGCGCCTCCGCGCGAGCCCTCGCCGGGCAGGGTTTCCGGGCGATCGCTACGACGAGCCTGGGCGTCGCCGCGGCCGCGGGACTACCCGACGGCGAGGCGGCGACCCGGGAGGAGACGCTCCGGCTGGCCTTCGCCCTCGGGGCGGAGCCGTTCCTGGTGTCCGTCGACGCCGAGGGCGGCTTCAGCGACGACCCGGACGAGGTGGCGGAGTTCGCGCGCGAGCTGAACGCCGTGGGAGTCGTCGGCATCAACCTGGAGGACGGACTCGGGCCCGCCGACCGGCACGCGGCGAAGATCGCCGCGGTCAAGGAGGCTGTCCCCGGCCTCTTCGTCAACGCCCGCACCGACACCCACTGGCTCGGCGACGGCGACGCCACGGACACGCTCGCCCGGCTCGACGCCTACCAACAGGCGGGCGCGGACGGCGTGTTCGTCCCCGGCCTCGCCGACCTGCGGCAGATCGCCACCCTGGTGCGCCACGTCCACGCCCCCCTGAACGTCCTCTACTCGCCGGGTGGCCCCTCCGTCCCCCACCTGGCCGACGTCGGCGTACGCCGGATCAGCCTCGGCTCGCTGCTGTACCGGCGGGCGCTGGGCGCGGCCCTGGAGGCGGTGGCGGAGATCCGGGCCGGCCGGACACCGACGGGTGCGACACCGTCATACCAGGACGTGGCCGGTCAGGGCGCTCCGTAG